The following proteins are encoded in a genomic region of Candidatus Leptovillus gracilis:
- a CDS encoding serine hydrolase, which produces MTDTLTAIKQAAAGFNGRFALSALNLQTNETIRLRAEEIYPTASIIKLPLLLTLMQQVEAGLYSLDAPLMLRRADKIGGSGLLQHLTPGLTMPIRDWAFLMMNISDNLATNVLIDHVGLEAVNEWLRENGYEDVRLQRKIDFGALAKDQRNLGTASPESLTRMMTAVFRRQHVSPAACDEMLRLMDGVGADRVGRYLPFSPYSSEEPEEEKLRLAGKTGSLMGMRAQTAVVWRGSGPQAQGFALTVMAADDPTPERWTPDAPGVLLIGRIAKVIYDVVCGI; this is translated from the coding sequence ATGACAGATACATTAACAGCTATTAAACAGGCGGCGGCGGGGTTTAACGGCCGTTTTGCCCTCTCCGCCCTGAATTTACAGACCAACGAAACCATCCGCCTGCGCGCCGAGGAGATTTATCCCACGGCCAGCATCATCAAGCTGCCGCTGCTGCTGACCCTGATGCAGCAGGTGGAAGCGGGTCTCTACAGCCTGGATGCACCGCTGATGCTGCGCCGCGCCGACAAAATCGGCGGCAGCGGCCTGCTGCAACACCTCACCCCTGGCCTGACCATGCCCATCCGTGACTGGGCCTTTCTGATGATGAACATCAGCGACAATCTGGCGACCAATGTCCTGATTGACCATGTTGGGCTGGAAGCTGTCAATGAGTGGCTGCGCGAAAATGGCTATGAGGATGTACGGCTCCAGCGCAAAATAGATTTTGGCGCACTCGCCAAAGACCAGCGCAACCTGGGCACTGCCTCGCCAGAGAGCCTGACGCGGATGATGACGGCCGTTTTCCGCCGCCAACACGTCTCCCCGGCCGCCTGCGACGAGATGCTGCGGCTGATGGATGGCGTGGGCGCGGACCGGGTTGGCCGCTATTTGCCGTTCTCGCCCTATAGCTCAGAGGAACCGGAAGAAGAGAAGCTGCGGCTGGCGGGCAAAACGGGGTCGCTGATGGGGATGCGGGCGCAAACGGCCGTTGTCTGGCGCGGTTCCGGGCCTCAGGCGCAAGGTTTCGCCCTCACCGTCATGGCCGCCGACGACCCCACCCCGGAACGCTGGACCCCCGACGCCCCCGGCGTGCTGCTCATCGGCCGCATCGCCAAAGTCATCTACGATGTGGTTTGCGGAATTTAA
- a CDS encoding PQQ-binding-like beta-propeller repeat protein: MRKWSLLLLLGLVVLTACGRNRDGDPQAAGPEAFFSANLRRDGVAETTAVTNPAPPKWQFTTNDWVFTAPAVVENTVYFGSYDGIFYAADASTGAEIWQAAIGAAGDPIISSPAVSGDVVYVGGMDGALYALNRADGQEVWRFATQGSITASPAVANGLVYVGSEDGNLYAINVHNGQEAWHVETGSPISFEAAVADNLVYFGNGAGVLTVVKGITGEKVWEFVADQASFTAGPVLGSDAVYFPISNDMLIGELLAVDVASGELRWRIQMGAESYASPAVWNGLVYVTSLDGKLYAFEEKSGVERWQFPTSGVVFSSPIIAEGIVYFGSWDQNLYAVDGRNGQQRWLFTASGGVSSPTIADGVVYVGSDGGVLYAIPQAEQ, from the coding sequence ATGCGTAAATGGAGTTTACTGCTTCTGCTGGGCCTGGTGGTACTCACCGCCTGCGGCCGCAACCGGGATGGCGACCCGCAGGCCGCAGGGCCAGAAGCCTTTTTTAGCGCCAATTTGCGGCGAGACGGGGTGGCCGAGACAACGGCCGTAACCAACCCCGCCCCACCCAAATGGCAGTTCACCACCAACGATTGGGTCTTCACCGCCCCAGCCGTCGTCGAAAACACCGTCTACTTTGGCAGCTACGATGGCATCTTTTATGCCGCCGACGCCAGCACCGGCGCAGAAATCTGGCAGGCTGCCATCGGCGCAGCCGGCGACCCGATTATCTCCTCCCCGGCCGTATCCGGCGATGTTGTCTACGTGGGCGGCATGGATGGCGCGCTGTACGCTCTCAACCGCGCCGACGGCCAGGAAGTGTGGCGTTTTGCCACCCAGGGCAGCATCACCGCCTCCCCGGCCGTCGCCAATGGCCTGGTTTACGTCGGCAGCGAAGATGGCAACTTGTATGCCATCAACGTTCACAACGGGCAAGAAGCGTGGCACGTCGAAACCGGCAGCCCCATTTCCTTTGAAGCGGCCGTGGCCGACAACCTGGTCTATTTTGGCAATGGCGCTGGCGTCCTGACAGTCGTCAAGGGGATTACCGGCGAAAAAGTCTGGGAGTTCGTCGCCGACCAGGCCAGCTTCACCGCCGGCCCGGTGTTGGGCAGCGACGCCGTCTACTTCCCCATCTCCAACGACATGTTGATTGGCGAATTGCTCGCGGTTGATGTGGCTTCGGGCGAATTACGCTGGCGCATCCAGATGGGCGCCGAATCTTACGCCTCGCCGGCCGTGTGGAATGGCCTGGTATATGTGACCAGCCTGGATGGCAAGCTGTACGCCTTTGAGGAAAAAAGCGGCGTGGAACGCTGGCAGTTTCCCACCTCCGGCGTGGTCTTTTCGTCACCGATTATTGCCGAGGGTATTGTCTACTTTGGCAGTTGGGACCAAAATTTGTACGCGGTAGACGGCCGTAACGGGCAGCAGCGTTGGCTCTTCACCGCCAGCGGCGGCGTCTCCTCCCCCACCATCGCCGATGGTGTGGTCTATGTGGGCAGCGATGGCGGCGTGTTGTATGCCATACCGCAAGCAGAGCAGTAA
- a CDS encoding DUF86 domain-containing protein: protein MTPNFILKRLVIDRLDWVQKMVVEIQALPLHDPQQFFADNRNIWTAESCLRRALEALLDVGRHILAKGFAKGVSEYKEIADELQHAGVLTDHQAGLLRMMAGYRNRMAHYYHEITSDEIYEIVANHLEDLTIVQQAYLAWLEANPDKLDDRL from the coding sequence ATGACGCCAAATTTCATTCTTAAGCGCTTGGTAATTGACCGACTCGATTGGGTTCAGAAAATGGTGGTCGAGATTCAAGCATTACCCTTGCACGATCCACAGCAGTTCTTTGCCGACAACCGCAACATCTGGACGGCCGAATCCTGTCTGCGCCGTGCGCTGGAAGCGCTGCTAGACGTTGGCCGTCACATTCTGGCCAAAGGATTTGCCAAAGGGGTCAGCGAATACAAAGAGATTGCCGATGAGCTGCAGCACGCTGGCGTATTGACTGATCACCAGGCAGGTTTACTACGCATGATGGCCGGGTATCGCAACCGAATGGCCCATTATTACCACGAAATCACGTCCGATGAAATTTACGAGATAGTCGCCAACCACCTTGAAGACCTGACCATCGTTCAACAAGCTTATTTGGCCTGGCTTGAGGCTAATCCTGACAAATTGGATGATCGGCTGTAA